In one window of Helianthus annuus cultivar XRQ/B chromosome 17, HanXRQr2.0-SUNRISE, whole genome shotgun sequence DNA:
- the LOC110925839 gene encoding pectate lyase 1, giving the protein MMKQYSVLLFTLIYVFMVPSILARSVRNETNYEETDDKIAQLGITSTRRKLQQCAAENLIDKCWRCKPDWAQNRQELAKCALGFAKGTTGGQGGEIYIVIDPSDDDAANPKTGTLRFGVIQNKPLWITFEKDMIISLKHELVINKDKTIDGRGVKVEIANGAGFILPNITNVIIHGIHMHDIKETEGGLIKAVEDKPAGPRHKTDGDGITIHGSSKIWIDHCSLSKGVDGLIDVTLGSTDITVSNCKFTQHQKVMLFGSDDKYLQDKNMQATVAFNMFTDGCDQRMPRCRLGLFQVVNNNYDQWGFYALGGSAAPTILSHGNRFFAPNDPIKKNVVRKSDAPEAELMTWNWRSQKDSLENGAIFVPSGSDPTLTPVQQGLMIQAEPGESVPKLTSNAGALSCVPGQPC; this is encoded by the exons ATGATGAAACAGTATTCAGTTTTGCTTTTTACCTTAATCTATGTTTTTATGGTGCCAAGTATCTTAGCTCGATCCGTGAGAAATGAAACCAACTATGAAGAAACTGATGACAAAAT AGCCCAACTGGGAATAACTTCAACAAGGAGAAAACTGCAACAATGTGCAGCAGAAAACCTAATCGACAAGTGCTGGAGGTGCAAGCCCGACTGGGCACAAAACCGGCAAGAATTAGCCAAATGCGCACTTGGTTTCGCAAAAGGAACCACCGGCGGCCAAGGTGGTGAAATCTACATTGTCATTGATCCTTCAGACGATGATGCGGCAAATCCAAAGACAGGGACCCTCCGCTTTGGTGTCATCCAAAATAAACCTTTGTGGATCACCTTTGAAAAAGATATGATCATCAGTTTGAAACACGAGTTGGTAATAAATAAAGACAAGACAATTGATGGTAGAGGTGTCAAAGTTGAGATTGCGAATGGTGCCGGTTTCATCCTTCCAAACATCACCAATGTGATCATTCATGGGATCCACATGCATGATATTAAAGAAACCGAAGGGGGGTTGATCAAGGCTGTGGAGGATAAACCGGCAGGGCCGAGACATAAGACTGATGGTGATGGTATCACCATACATGGTTCTTCCAAGATATGGATCGACCATTGCTCCCTCAGTAAGGGTGTCGATGGGCTCATTGATGTCACCTTGGGTAGCACAGATATAACGGTTTCCAATTGCAAATTCACCCAACACCAAAAA GTCATGTTGTTTGGGTCTGACGACAAATATCTACAAGACAAAAATATGCAAGCTACTGTTGCATTCAACATGTTCACTGATGGATGTGACCAAAGAATGCCTAGATGTCGATTAGGGCTTTTCCAGGTTGTTAACAACAATTATGACCAATGGGGATTCTACGCCCTCGGTGGCAGCGCGGCCCCAACAATACTCAGCCATGGCAACAGATTCTTTGCCCCCAATGACCCTATAAAAAAAAAT GTCGTGAGGAAATCTGATGCACCAGAGGCAGAGTTGATGACATGGAACTGGAGATCACAAAAAGACTCTCTTGAAAATGGAGCAATCTTTGTGCCATCCGGGTCTGATCCGACGCTAACCCCTGTACAACAAGGCCTCATGATTCAAGCTGAACCAGGGGAATCTGTTCCAAAGCTCACCAGTAATGCTGGTGCACTATCATGCGTGCCCGGACAACCTTGTTAA
- the LOC110925642 gene encoding pectate lyase 1, whose protein sequence is MGIKHCCCILYFTLALVTLVQAVHPGQEIELPPPTRRSMQACEAVNIMDQCWRCKADWADNRQAMADCAQGFAKGTTGGKGGDVYVVTSEADDDPANPKEGTLRFGVTQGRPLWITFEKDMVISLTQELVVASDKTIDGRGAKVEITNGGLTLMDVKNIIISNINVHDVVELPGGMIKSGDGPATQRQKSDGDCITVAGGKQIWIDHCSFSKAFDGLVDVTLGSSHVTVSNCKFTQHSKVMLLGADDGHHQDKNMVVTVAFNLFTDNCDQRMPRCRFGFFQVVNNNYDRWGTYAIGGSSAPTILSQGNRFLAPDDAAKKNVCVRADAPESESMTWNWRTEKDVLENGAVFVPSGSDPALTGEQQGGMIQAEPGENAPKLTASAGVLTCSPGSPC, encoded by the exons ATGGGGATCAAACATTGTTGTTGCATCTTGTATTTTACCTTAGCACTTGTCACTTTGGTGCAAGCTGTACATCCTGGCCAAGAGATCGAATT ACCTCCACCTACCAGGAGGAGCATGCAAGCATGTGAAGCAGTGAACATAATGGACCAGTGCTGGAGGTGCAAAGCAGACTGGGCGGACAATCGACAAGCGATGGCCGATTGTGCCCAAGGTTTTGCAAAGGGGACTACAGGCGGAAAAGGTGGTGATGTCTACGTTGTCACCAGTGAAGCGGATGATGATCCGGCAAATCCAAAAGAAGGCACACTCCGGTTCGGTGTCACCCAAGGCAGGCCCTTGTGGATCACTTTTGAAAAAGATATGGTGATTTCTTTGACTCAGGAGCTCGTGGTAGCCAGCGACAAGACCATCGATGGTCGAGGGGCGAAAGTTGAGATCACCAACGGGGGTCTCACCCTTATGGATGTCAAGAACATAATCATTTCTAACATAAATGTCCACGATGTTGTAGAGCTTCCAGGAGGCATGATCAAGAGCGGAGATGGTCCAGCAACACAAAGACAAAAGAGTGATGGTGATTGTATAACTGTTGCTGGTGGTAAACAAATATGGATCGACCATTGCTCGTTCAGTAAGGCTTTCGATGGGCTTGTCGATGTCACCTTGGGCAGCTCACACGTAACCGTTTCCAACTGCAAATTCACCCAACACTCAAAA GTCATGTTGCTTGGGGCTGATGACGGCCATCATCAGGATAAAAACATGGTTGTAACGGTTGCATTTAACTTGTTCACCGACAATTGTGACCAAAGAATGCCTAGATGTCGATTCGGATTTTTCCAAGTTGTTAACAACAACTACGACAGATGGGGAACTTATGCCATCGGTGGTAGCTCGGCCCCAACTATACTCAGCCAAGGGAACAGATTCTTGGCACCCGATGACGCCGCCAAGAAGAAT GTCTGTGTGAGGGCTGATGCACCTGAGTCAGAGTCGATGACCTGGAACTGGAGAACGGAAAAAGACGTGCTTGAAAATGGAGCTGTCTTTGTGCCATCCGGATCTGATCCAGCGCTAACTGGTGAACAACAAGGAGGCATGATCCAAGCTGAACCAGGAGAAAACGCTCCAAAACTCACTGCTAGCGCTGGTGTACTCACATGCTCGCCTGGATCACCTTGCTAA